In Toxoplasma gondii ME49 chromosome X, whole genome shotgun sequence, a single genomic region encodes these proteins:
- a CDS encoding hypothetical protein (encoded by transcript TGME49_224100), with the protein MAFTRASERRLKGEKEFREGGIWERRTGAGGMRTGSGELLQIEQGNGGKQVNWKQTKMEKEGGFRRKSRRGSSRGRAHAEFSKKVTFFGEACTPTETGESFSDRLRQSTMRRFGLLPGSSREKSGRKKHWLAQRAKQREVCVERLSRLGIEKTQEKSGFFRPGEAAKQKAALTHLILLFLCGFFRFQEAVSSEAPLQGPRHANSRSALLSQLS; encoded by the coding sequence ATGGCGTTCACGCGCGCCAGTGAGAGACGCCtcaaaggggagaaagaattTCGCGAAGGGGGCATCTGGGAGCGGAGGACAGGCGCTGGAGGAATGCGCACAGGAAGCGGAGAACTTCTCCAAATCGAGCAAGGGAATGGAGGGAAGCAAGTAAActggaaacagacgaaaatggagaaagaagggggCTTCaggagaaagtcgagaaggGGAAGCTCCCGCGGGAGAGCACACGCGGAGTTTTCCAAGAAAGTCACTTTTTTCGGTGAGGCATGCACGCCGACGGAAACTGGGGAATCTTTCAGCGACAGACTCCGTCAATCAACTATGAGGAGATTCGGACTTTTGCCCGGCTCttctcgagagaaaagcgggagaaaaaagcacTGGCTAGCGCAGCGCgcgaaacagcgagaagtCTGTGTCGAGAGGCTGTCTCGTCTCGGCATCGAGAAAACACAGGAAAAAAGTGGATTTTTCAGGCCTGGGGAAGCCGCAAAGCAAAAGGCCGCTCTCACACATCTCATCCTTTTATTTTTGTGTGGTTTTTTCAGGTTTCAAGAGGCAGTTTCCAGCGAGGCTCCCTTGCAAGGACCAAGACACGCGAATTCTCGTTCCGCCCTGTTAAGCCAACTCAGTTAA